The Candidatus Methylacidiphilales bacterium region AGGTGGTGGTGACCCGCACCTTCACCTATCAAAACAAATTACGCCAATTACTGGAAGAACGCGGGGCGGATGTGATCGATCTCCCGACCATCCGCATCGTGCCGAAAACCGACGGTCAACGCTGGGAAGATCCCCTTCCATTTGGTGACTGGCTGGTTTTCAGCAGTCCGAACGGGGTGGAACATTTTTTCCGGCAGTATCTCGCCCACCACGACATCCGCTCGCTGGCCGGCCGGAAGATCGCGGCCATCGGTCCATCCACCGCCGCCCGGGTCAGGGACTTTCACCTGGGGGTCGACCTGATGCCGTCGAAATTCAGCGCGGTCGATCTCGTCAGGGCCTGGCCTTCCAGCGAAGTCGGGAAGAAGATCCTTTTCCCCTGCGGAGTCAAGGCGGGGAGAGACTTGGAGGAGGGCCTGAAGCCGCATGGGTGCGAAGTGCGGCGCATCGAGGTCTACGACACCGTCCCCGAGACCGGCGATACCCAGGGCGGCATCCGCAGGTTGACCACGGAAGGGGCGGACTGGATTCTGTTCTGCAGCACCTCGGCGGTGGAAAATTTCGCCGCGCTGGGATTGGATTACCCCAAGGAAGGCCTGCGTTACGCCAGTCTGGGGCCCGTGACCTCGGCGGCCATGGATCGGATGGGTTTTCCGGTGCACGTGCAGGCCCCGCAGAGCACGCTGGATGCGCTGGTGGGATCGTTGTCGGTTTAAGGCCCTTGTTCATGGTGCGGAAGGGCGAAACTCCTGGCTCCCCCGCAAGGGTGCGGGGCTGAGCCGCCCTTGGAAGACAGGCATCAAACCGGCTCGGCAGTCCGCCTCAGGCGGATCGCCCCCCCCCGTTGATTTTGTCATTCAGTCCATGGGCTTTGGTTATGTAGGCAAATTGCAATCTGAGGCCGTGTTTACGACATGGGGGAGCAGTCCCAAGCCTTGAGTTTGCCGTTTTCTGGACCACGCTTTCATCATGATGCTTTTGGATCGTGGACGGACCATTTGGGGCCTGCTGGTTCTCTTGCCTCTGATTGTCACAGCTGCTCCTGCGGAAAAAACGGCCAGTGGCGACTTGCAGCGCTTCGAGGGCTGCACGTTGATCGAAGTTGATTGGTCCGATGGGGACAGCTTCCCGGTGCGGTTGCCCGACGGCCGGGAGCAGACGGTGCGGCTTTACGGTGCGGATTGTATGGAATGGCATGTGAAGGACGACTCCGATGCCCGGCGACTGAGGACCCAGCGGCGTTATTTCGGCCTGGCTTCGGGACCGGCCGAAGCCTCCATTGCCCGGGCCAAGGGCTTTGGCGCGGAGGCGGCGTCGCGGGTGAAGACACTTCTGGCCAAACCTTTTGTCATCCACACGGCCTTCGCCGACGGGCGGGGGGACAGCCACTACTCACGCGTTTACGCCTTTGTGGAGACGGCGGAGAAACGGGACCTGGCCGCACAATTGGTCGAGGAAGGACTGGCGAGGGCCTTCGGGGTTTATCGCCAGACGCCGGACCGGCTTTCGGCGGATGATTACCGCGAACACTTGCGGGATCTGGAACTGGCCGCGGCGGCGGAGAAGCGCGGGATCTGGGCCTTGACGAACTGGACCGAGTTGCCCAAGGAACGCCTGGCCGAGCGCCAGGAGGATGCCGAATTGGATCTGGCCACCGGCAGCGGGAAAAAATCCCCCGCGCAACCGGTCAACCCCAACTCGGCGTCGCGGGATGAGTTGATGGCCTTGCCGGGAATCGGCGAGGCCATGGCCCTGCGCATCATCGAGGAACGCGCCAAGGGACCCTTCAAGAACCCGGAGGAACTCACCCGGGTGCGCGGCATCAGTCCGGCGACGCTGGAAAAACTGCGGCCGCTGCTGGTATTCCGCTAGGTCTTCGTGCTCCAAGCGGCCAGCGCCTCGACCCATTTCGGGTGTTCATTGAGGCAGGGAATGAGACGGAATTCCTCGCCGCCGTGTTCGAGGAAATTGTCGCGGCCTTCCATGCCGATTTCCTCGATGGTTTCCAGGC contains the following coding sequences:
- a CDS encoding helix-hairpin-helix domain-containing protein, coding for MMLLDRGRTIWGLLVLLPLIVTAAPAEKTASGDLQRFEGCTLIEVDWSDGDSFPVRLPDGREQTVRLYGADCMEWHVKDDSDARRLRTQRRYFGLASGPAEASIARAKGFGAEAASRVKTLLAKPFVIHTAFADGRGDSHYSRVYAFVETAEKRDLAAQLVEEGLARAFGVYRQTPDRLSADDYREHLRDLELAAAAEKRGIWALTNWTELPKERLAERQEDAELDLATGSGKKSPAQPVNPNSASRDELMALPGIGEAMALRIIEERAKGPFKNPEELTRVRGISPATLEKLRPLLVFR